A stretch of Buteo buteo chromosome 9, bButBut1.hap1.1, whole genome shotgun sequence DNA encodes these proteins:
- the OSBPL7 gene encoding oxysterol-binding protein-related protein 7 isoform X1 produces the protein MGSHEKDSSSPKRALSRSNSTVSSKHSSVQQGSESWEVVEEPRTRGSPGQEPQRHEGYLLKKRKWPLKGWHKRYFVLENGILKYATTRQDVLKGKLHGAIDIRQSVMSVNKKAQRVDLDTEENIYHLKIKSPELFTSWVSSLCSHHQGERPEPCPRGGPTGRTPTNAQGQWTRILPSGSAPALSTLASSRDKVNAWLKDSEGLERCSAELSECQAKLQELTGMLQSLEALHRIPSAPLISGSQPSAAAERPKKGRRTTKIWCTQSFAKDDTIGRVGRLHGSVPNLSRYLEPSQSQLPFSLPPEYSQLQRSFWVLAQKVHGSLSSVVAALTAERARLEEMRQALDRQRSTPRPGSAGNAGAALRRFHSLSVSSDTTLDSFASLHPDELDALPAKGREQQLSNRSIVSLADSHTEFFDACEVFLSASSSENEPSDDESCISEATTSACEDTAEPGGPGRPPTAGAEGPGIPVEPSPLELPGPDLRRRSCLPAPPAPPGDVSLWGLLRSSVGKDLSRVALPVQLNEPLNTLQRLCEELEYSALLDRASRARDPRQRLVYVAAFAVSAYASTYYRAGSKPFNPVLGETYECVRPDRGFRFISEQVCHHPPISACHAESDNFVFWQDMRWKNKFWGKSLEIVPMGTVNVQLPRTGDHFEWNKVTTCIHNVLSGPRWIEHYGEVLIRNTRDASYHCKITFCKARYWGAGANEVQGVVLSRSGTVVERLAGKWHEGLHRGPAPGQCVWRANPMPRNHERNYGFTQFALELNELTPELRRVLPSTDTRLRPDQRYLEEGNVPAAETQKRQIEQLQRDRRRVMEENNITHQARFFRRLTDANGKESWVTNNTYWKLRLDPGFSHLDSAVLW, from the exons ATGGGCAGCCACGAGAAGGACTCGTCCTCTCCAAAAAGGGCCCTGTCGCGCTCCAACAGCACCGTGTCTTCCAAGCACAGCAGCGTTCAGCAG GGCTCGGAGAgctgggaggtggtggaggAGCCGCGGACGCGGGGCAGCCCGGGCCAGGAGCCGCAGCGGCACGAGGGGTACTTGCTCAAGAAGAGAAAATGGCCCCTAAAGGGCTGGCACAAG AGGTACTTCGTGCTGGAAAATGGCATCCTGAAATATGCCACCACACGCCAGGAT GTCCTCAAGGGCAAACTGCATGGAGCCATCGACATCCGTCAGTCCGTCATGTCTGTCAACAAGAAGGCGCAGCGGGTTGACCTAGACACGGAGGAGAACATCTACCACCTCAAG ATCAAGTCCCCGGAGCTCTTCACCAGCTGGGtgagcagcctctgctcccatCACCAGGGCGAGAGGCCCGAGCCCTGCCCCAGGGGGGGTCCCACGGGGAGGACCCCCACCAACGCGCAG ggccAGTGGACACGGATCCTGCCCTCGGGCAGCGCCCCTGCCCTCTCCACCCTCGCCAGCTCCCGGGACAAGGTGAACGCCTGGCTGAAGGACAGCGAGGGGCTGGAGCGCTGCTCGGCTG AGCTGTCGGAGTGCCAGGCGAAGCTGCAGGAGCTGACTGGCATGCTGCAGAGCCTGGAGGCCCTGCACCGCATCCCCTCGGCTCCTCTCATCTCCGGCAGCCAG CCCTCGGCCGCTGCGGAGAGGCCGAAGAAGGGCAGGAGAACCACCAAGATCTGGTGCACCCAGAGCTTCGCCAAGGATGACACCATCGGCAGG GTGGGCCGCCTGCACGGCTCCGTCCCCAACCTCTCGCGCTACCTGGAGCCGTCCCAGAGCCAGCTGCCCTTCAGCCTCCCCCCCGAGTACAGCCAGCTGCAGAGGAGCTTCTGGGTCCTGGCCCAGAAAG TGCACGGCTCGCTCAGCAGCGTGGTGGCCGCGCTGACGGCCGAGAGGGCCCGTCTGGAGGAGATGCGGCAGGCGCTGGACCGACAACGCTCAACCCCGCGCCCGGGCAGTGCCGGCAATGCCGGG GCTGCCCTGCGCCGCTTCCACTCCCTCTCCGTCTCCTCCGACACCACCCTGGACTCCTTCGCCTCGCTGCACCCCGACGAG CTGGACGCGCTGCCGGCCAAAGGCCgggagcagcagctctccaACCGCAGCATCGTCTCGCTGGCCGACTCGCACACCGAATTCTTCGACGCCTGCGAGGTCTTCCTCTCCGCCAGCTCCTCTGAGAATGAG CCTTCGGACGATGAGTCGTGCATCAGCGAGGCCACCACCAGCGCCTGCGAGGACACGGCTGAACCAGGGGGGCCGGGTCGTCCCCCGACAG caggagcagagggtcCGGGGATTCCGGTGGAACCGTCACCGCTTGAATTACCGGGCCCGGATCTACGGCGACGTAgctgcctgcccgccccccccgcccccccgggaGACGTGAGTTTGTGGGGTCTCTTGCGGAGCAGCGTGGGGAAGGATCTGTCCCGCGTGGCGTTGCCCGTACAACTCAACGAACCGCTCAACACGCTCCAGCGGCTCTGCGAGGAGCTGGAGTACAGCGCGCTGCTGGACCGCGCCAGTCGCGCCCGCGACCCCCGCCAGCGCCTG GTTTACGTGGCCGCCTTCGCCGTGTCCGCCTACGCCTCCACCTACTACCGGGCGGGCAGCAAACCCTTCAACCCGGTGCTGGGCGAGACCTACGAGTGCGTGCGGCCCGACCGCGGGTTCCGTTTCATCAGCGAGCAG GTTTGCCACCACCCCCCCATCTCCGCCTGCCATGCCGAGTCTGACAACTTCGTCTTCTGGCAAG acatgAGGTGGAAGAACAAATTCTGGGGCAAGTCCCTGGAGATCGTCCCCATGGGCACCGTCAACGTCCAGCTGCCCAG GACCGGGGACCACTTCGAGTGGAACAAGGTGACGACGTGCATCCACAACGTCCTCAGCGGCCCCCGCTGGATCGAGCACTACGGGGAGGTGCTGATCCGCAACACCCGCGACGCCTCCTACCACTGCAAGATCACCTTCTGCAAG GCACGGTACTGGGGCGCGGGGGCCAACGAGGTGCAGGGGGTCGTGCTGAGCCGCAGCGGGACGGTGGTGGAGCGCCTGGCCGGCAAGTGGCACGAGGGGCTGCACCGCGGGCCTGCGCCAGGGCAGTGTGTCTGGAGAGCCA ACCCCATGCCCCGCAACCACGAGAGAAACTACGGCTTCACCCAGTTTGCCCTGGAGCTGAACGAGCTCACGCCCGAGCTGCGGCGGGTCCTGCCTTCCACCGACACCCGCCTGCGCCCCGACCAGCG GTACCTGGAGGAAGGCAACGTGCCGGCGGCCGAGACGCAGAAGCGCCAGATCGAGCAGCTGCAGCGGGACCGACGCCGCGTCATGGAGGAGAACAACATCACGCACCAGGCTCGCTTCTTCAG GCGGCTGACGGATGCCAACGGCAAGGAGTCGTGGGTCACCAACAACACCTACTGGAAGCTGCGCCTGGATCCCGGCTTCTCCCACCTGGACAGCGCGGTGCTCTGGTAG
- the OSBPL7 gene encoding oxysterol-binding protein-related protein 7 isoform X5: MGSHEKDSSSPKRALSRSNSTVSSKHSSVQQGSESWEVVEEPRTRGSPGQEPQRHEGYLLKKRKWPLKGWHKRYFVLENGILKYATTRQDVLKGKLHGAIDIRQSVMSVNKKAQRVDLDTEENIYHLKIKSPELFTSWVSSLCSHHQGERPEPCPRGGPTGRTPTNAQGQWTRILPSGSAPALSTLASSRDKVNAWLKDSEGLERCSAELSECQAKLQELTGMLQSLEALHRIPSAPLISGSQPSAAAERPKKGRRTTKIWCTQSFAKDDTIGRVGRLHGSVPNLSRYLEPSQSQLPFSLPPEYSQLQRSFWVLAQKVHGSLSSVVAALTAERARLEEMRQALDRQRSTPRPGSAGNAGAALRRFHSLSVSSDTTLDSFASLHPDELDALPAKGREQQLSNRSIVSLADSHTEFFDACEVFLSASSSENEPSDDESCISEATTSACEDTAEPGGPGRPPTAGAEGPGIPVEPSPLELPGPDLRRRSCLPAPPAPPGDRLCEELEYSALLDRASRARDPRQRLVCHHPPISACHAESDNFVFWQDMRWKNKFWGKSLEIVPMGTVNVQLPRTGDHFEWNKVTTCIHNVLSGPRWIEHYGEVLIRNTRDASYHCKITFCKARYWGAGANEVQGVVLSRSGTVVERLAGKWHEGLHRGPAPGQCVWRANPMPRNHERNYGFTQFALELNELTPELRRVLPSTDTRLRPDQRYLEEGNVPAAETQKRQIEQLQRDRRRVMEENNITHQARFFRRLTDANGKESWVTNNTYWKLRLDPGFSHLDSAVLW, encoded by the exons ATGGGCAGCCACGAGAAGGACTCGTCCTCTCCAAAAAGGGCCCTGTCGCGCTCCAACAGCACCGTGTCTTCCAAGCACAGCAGCGTTCAGCAG GGCTCGGAGAgctgggaggtggtggaggAGCCGCGGACGCGGGGCAGCCCGGGCCAGGAGCCGCAGCGGCACGAGGGGTACTTGCTCAAGAAGAGAAAATGGCCCCTAAAGGGCTGGCACAAG AGGTACTTCGTGCTGGAAAATGGCATCCTGAAATATGCCACCACACGCCAGGAT GTCCTCAAGGGCAAACTGCATGGAGCCATCGACATCCGTCAGTCCGTCATGTCTGTCAACAAGAAGGCGCAGCGGGTTGACCTAGACACGGAGGAGAACATCTACCACCTCAAG ATCAAGTCCCCGGAGCTCTTCACCAGCTGGGtgagcagcctctgctcccatCACCAGGGCGAGAGGCCCGAGCCCTGCCCCAGGGGGGGTCCCACGGGGAGGACCCCCACCAACGCGCAG ggccAGTGGACACGGATCCTGCCCTCGGGCAGCGCCCCTGCCCTCTCCACCCTCGCCAGCTCCCGGGACAAGGTGAACGCCTGGCTGAAGGACAGCGAGGGGCTGGAGCGCTGCTCGGCTG AGCTGTCGGAGTGCCAGGCGAAGCTGCAGGAGCTGACTGGCATGCTGCAGAGCCTGGAGGCCCTGCACCGCATCCCCTCGGCTCCTCTCATCTCCGGCAGCCAG CCCTCGGCCGCTGCGGAGAGGCCGAAGAAGGGCAGGAGAACCACCAAGATCTGGTGCACCCAGAGCTTCGCCAAGGATGACACCATCGGCAGG GTGGGCCGCCTGCACGGCTCCGTCCCCAACCTCTCGCGCTACCTGGAGCCGTCCCAGAGCCAGCTGCCCTTCAGCCTCCCCCCCGAGTACAGCCAGCTGCAGAGGAGCTTCTGGGTCCTGGCCCAGAAAG TGCACGGCTCGCTCAGCAGCGTGGTGGCCGCGCTGACGGCCGAGAGGGCCCGTCTGGAGGAGATGCGGCAGGCGCTGGACCGACAACGCTCAACCCCGCGCCCGGGCAGTGCCGGCAATGCCGGG GCTGCCCTGCGCCGCTTCCACTCCCTCTCCGTCTCCTCCGACACCACCCTGGACTCCTTCGCCTCGCTGCACCCCGACGAG CTGGACGCGCTGCCGGCCAAAGGCCgggagcagcagctctccaACCGCAGCATCGTCTCGCTGGCCGACTCGCACACCGAATTCTTCGACGCCTGCGAGGTCTTCCTCTCCGCCAGCTCCTCTGAGAATGAG CCTTCGGACGATGAGTCGTGCATCAGCGAGGCCACCACCAGCGCCTGCGAGGACACGGCTGAACCAGGGGGGCCGGGTCGTCCCCCGACAG caggagcagagggtcCGGGGATTCCGGTGGAACCGTCACCGCTTGAATTACCGGGCCCGGATCTACGGCGACGTAgctgcctgcccgccccccccgcccccccgggaGAC CGGCTCTGCGAGGAGCTGGAGTACAGCGCGCTGCTGGACCGCGCCAGTCGCGCCCGCGACCCCCGCCAGCGCCTG GTTTGCCACCACCCCCCCATCTCCGCCTGCCATGCCGAGTCTGACAACTTCGTCTTCTGGCAAG acatgAGGTGGAAGAACAAATTCTGGGGCAAGTCCCTGGAGATCGTCCCCATGGGCACCGTCAACGTCCAGCTGCCCAG GACCGGGGACCACTTCGAGTGGAACAAGGTGACGACGTGCATCCACAACGTCCTCAGCGGCCCCCGCTGGATCGAGCACTACGGGGAGGTGCTGATCCGCAACACCCGCGACGCCTCCTACCACTGCAAGATCACCTTCTGCAAG GCACGGTACTGGGGCGCGGGGGCCAACGAGGTGCAGGGGGTCGTGCTGAGCCGCAGCGGGACGGTGGTGGAGCGCCTGGCCGGCAAGTGGCACGAGGGGCTGCACCGCGGGCCTGCGCCAGGGCAGTGTGTCTGGAGAGCCA ACCCCATGCCCCGCAACCACGAGAGAAACTACGGCTTCACCCAGTTTGCCCTGGAGCTGAACGAGCTCACGCCCGAGCTGCGGCGGGTCCTGCCTTCCACCGACACCCGCCTGCGCCCCGACCAGCG GTACCTGGAGGAAGGCAACGTGCCGGCGGCCGAGACGCAGAAGCGCCAGATCGAGCAGCTGCAGCGGGACCGACGCCGCGTCATGGAGGAGAACAACATCACGCACCAGGCTCGCTTCTTCAG GCGGCTGACGGATGCCAACGGCAAGGAGTCGTGGGTCACCAACAACACCTACTGGAAGCTGCGCCTGGATCCCGGCTTCTCCCACCTGGACAGCGCGGTGCTCTGGTAG
- the OSBPL7 gene encoding oxysterol-binding protein-related protein 7 isoform X3 → MGSHEKDSSSPKRALSRSNSTVSSKHSSVQQGSESWEVVEEPRTRGSPGQEPQRHEGYLLKKRKWPLKGWHKRYFVLENGILKYATTRQDVLKGKLHGAIDIRQSVMSVNKKAQRVDLDTEENIYHLKIKSPELFTSWVSSLCSHHQGERPEPCPRGGPTGRTPTNAQGQWTRILPSGSAPALSTLASSRDKVNAWLKDSEGLERCSAELSECQAKLQELTGMLQSLEALHRIPSAPLISGSQPSAAAERPKKGRRTTKIWCTQSFAKDDTIGRVGRLHGSVPNLSRYLEPSQSQLPFSLPPEYSQLQRSFWVLAQKVHGSLSSVVAALTAERARLEEMRQALDRQRSTPRPGSAGNAGAALRRFHSLSVSSDTTLDSFASLHPDELDALPAKGREQQLSNRSIVSLADSHTEFFDACEVFLSASSSENEPSDDESCISEATTSACEDTAEPGGPGRPPTAGAEGPGIPVEPSPLELPGPDLRRRSCLPAPPAPPGDRLCEELEYSALLDRASRARDPRQRLVYVAAFAVSAYASTYYRAGSKPFNPVLGETYECVRPDRGFRFISEQVCHHPPISACHAESDNFVFWQDMRWKNKFWGKSLEIVPMGTVNVQLPRTGDHFEWNKVTTCIHNVLSGPRWIEHYGEVLIRNTRDASYHCKITFCKARYWGAGANEVQGVVLSRSGTVVERLAGKWHEGLHRGPAPGQCVWRANPMPRNHERNYGFTQFALELNELTPELRRVLPSTDTRLRPDQRYLEEGNVPAAETQKRQIEQLQRDRRRVMEENNITHQARFFRRLTDANGKESWVTNNTYWKLRLDPGFSHLDSAVLW, encoded by the exons ATGGGCAGCCACGAGAAGGACTCGTCCTCTCCAAAAAGGGCCCTGTCGCGCTCCAACAGCACCGTGTCTTCCAAGCACAGCAGCGTTCAGCAG GGCTCGGAGAgctgggaggtggtggaggAGCCGCGGACGCGGGGCAGCCCGGGCCAGGAGCCGCAGCGGCACGAGGGGTACTTGCTCAAGAAGAGAAAATGGCCCCTAAAGGGCTGGCACAAG AGGTACTTCGTGCTGGAAAATGGCATCCTGAAATATGCCACCACACGCCAGGAT GTCCTCAAGGGCAAACTGCATGGAGCCATCGACATCCGTCAGTCCGTCATGTCTGTCAACAAGAAGGCGCAGCGGGTTGACCTAGACACGGAGGAGAACATCTACCACCTCAAG ATCAAGTCCCCGGAGCTCTTCACCAGCTGGGtgagcagcctctgctcccatCACCAGGGCGAGAGGCCCGAGCCCTGCCCCAGGGGGGGTCCCACGGGGAGGACCCCCACCAACGCGCAG ggccAGTGGACACGGATCCTGCCCTCGGGCAGCGCCCCTGCCCTCTCCACCCTCGCCAGCTCCCGGGACAAGGTGAACGCCTGGCTGAAGGACAGCGAGGGGCTGGAGCGCTGCTCGGCTG AGCTGTCGGAGTGCCAGGCGAAGCTGCAGGAGCTGACTGGCATGCTGCAGAGCCTGGAGGCCCTGCACCGCATCCCCTCGGCTCCTCTCATCTCCGGCAGCCAG CCCTCGGCCGCTGCGGAGAGGCCGAAGAAGGGCAGGAGAACCACCAAGATCTGGTGCACCCAGAGCTTCGCCAAGGATGACACCATCGGCAGG GTGGGCCGCCTGCACGGCTCCGTCCCCAACCTCTCGCGCTACCTGGAGCCGTCCCAGAGCCAGCTGCCCTTCAGCCTCCCCCCCGAGTACAGCCAGCTGCAGAGGAGCTTCTGGGTCCTGGCCCAGAAAG TGCACGGCTCGCTCAGCAGCGTGGTGGCCGCGCTGACGGCCGAGAGGGCCCGTCTGGAGGAGATGCGGCAGGCGCTGGACCGACAACGCTCAACCCCGCGCCCGGGCAGTGCCGGCAATGCCGGG GCTGCCCTGCGCCGCTTCCACTCCCTCTCCGTCTCCTCCGACACCACCCTGGACTCCTTCGCCTCGCTGCACCCCGACGAG CTGGACGCGCTGCCGGCCAAAGGCCgggagcagcagctctccaACCGCAGCATCGTCTCGCTGGCCGACTCGCACACCGAATTCTTCGACGCCTGCGAGGTCTTCCTCTCCGCCAGCTCCTCTGAGAATGAG CCTTCGGACGATGAGTCGTGCATCAGCGAGGCCACCACCAGCGCCTGCGAGGACACGGCTGAACCAGGGGGGCCGGGTCGTCCCCCGACAG caggagcagagggtcCGGGGATTCCGGTGGAACCGTCACCGCTTGAATTACCGGGCCCGGATCTACGGCGACGTAgctgcctgcccgccccccccgcccccccgggaGAC CGGCTCTGCGAGGAGCTGGAGTACAGCGCGCTGCTGGACCGCGCCAGTCGCGCCCGCGACCCCCGCCAGCGCCTG GTTTACGTGGCCGCCTTCGCCGTGTCCGCCTACGCCTCCACCTACTACCGGGCGGGCAGCAAACCCTTCAACCCGGTGCTGGGCGAGACCTACGAGTGCGTGCGGCCCGACCGCGGGTTCCGTTTCATCAGCGAGCAG GTTTGCCACCACCCCCCCATCTCCGCCTGCCATGCCGAGTCTGACAACTTCGTCTTCTGGCAAG acatgAGGTGGAAGAACAAATTCTGGGGCAAGTCCCTGGAGATCGTCCCCATGGGCACCGTCAACGTCCAGCTGCCCAG GACCGGGGACCACTTCGAGTGGAACAAGGTGACGACGTGCATCCACAACGTCCTCAGCGGCCCCCGCTGGATCGAGCACTACGGGGAGGTGCTGATCCGCAACACCCGCGACGCCTCCTACCACTGCAAGATCACCTTCTGCAAG GCACGGTACTGGGGCGCGGGGGCCAACGAGGTGCAGGGGGTCGTGCTGAGCCGCAGCGGGACGGTGGTGGAGCGCCTGGCCGGCAAGTGGCACGAGGGGCTGCACCGCGGGCCTGCGCCAGGGCAGTGTGTCTGGAGAGCCA ACCCCATGCCCCGCAACCACGAGAGAAACTACGGCTTCACCCAGTTTGCCCTGGAGCTGAACGAGCTCACGCCCGAGCTGCGGCGGGTCCTGCCTTCCACCGACACCCGCCTGCGCCCCGACCAGCG GTACCTGGAGGAAGGCAACGTGCCGGCGGCCGAGACGCAGAAGCGCCAGATCGAGCAGCTGCAGCGGGACCGACGCCGCGTCATGGAGGAGAACAACATCACGCACCAGGCTCGCTTCTTCAG GCGGCTGACGGATGCCAACGGCAAGGAGTCGTGGGTCACCAACAACACCTACTGGAAGCTGCGCCTGGATCCCGGCTTCTCCCACCTGGACAGCGCGGTGCTCTGGTAG
- the OSBPL7 gene encoding oxysterol-binding protein-related protein 7 isoform X4, whose protein sequence is MGSHEKDSSSPKRALSRSNSTVSSKHSSVQQGSESWEVVEEPRTRGSPGQEPQRHEGYLLKKRKWPLKGWHKRYFVLENGILKYATTRQDVLKGKLHGAIDIRQSVMSVNKKAQRVDLDTEENIYHLKIKSPELFTSWVSSLCSHHQGERPEPCPRGGPTGRTPTNAQGQWTRILPSGSAPALSTLASSRDKVNAWLKDSEGLERCSAELSECQAKLQELTGMLQSLEALHRIPSAPLISGSQPSAAAERPKKGRRTTKIWCTQSFAKDDTIGRVGRLHGSVPNLSRYLEPSQSQLPFSLPPEYSQLQRSFWVLAQKVHGSLSSVVAALTAERARLEEMRQALDRQRSTPRPGSAGNAGAALRRFHSLSVSSDTTLDSFASLHPDELDALPAKGREQQLSNRSIVSLADSHTEFFDACEVFLSASSSENEPSDDESCISEATTSACEDTAEPGGPGRPPTAGAEGPGIPVEPSPLELPGPDLRRRSCLPAPPAPPGDVSLWGLLRSSVGKDLSRVALPVQLNEPLNTLQRLCEELEYSALLDRASRARDPRQRLVCHHPPISACHAESDNFVFWQDMRWKNKFWGKSLEIVPMGTVNVQLPRTGDHFEWNKVTTCIHNVLSGPRWIEHYGEVLIRNTRDASYHCKITFCKARYWGAGANEVQGVVLSRSGTVVERLAGKWHEGLHRGPAPGQCVWRANPMPRNHERNYGFTQFALELNELTPELRRVLPSTDTRLRPDQRYLEEGNVPAAETQKRQIEQLQRDRRRVMEENNITHQARFFRRLTDANGKESWVTNNTYWKLRLDPGFSHLDSAVLW, encoded by the exons ATGGGCAGCCACGAGAAGGACTCGTCCTCTCCAAAAAGGGCCCTGTCGCGCTCCAACAGCACCGTGTCTTCCAAGCACAGCAGCGTTCAGCAG GGCTCGGAGAgctgggaggtggtggaggAGCCGCGGACGCGGGGCAGCCCGGGCCAGGAGCCGCAGCGGCACGAGGGGTACTTGCTCAAGAAGAGAAAATGGCCCCTAAAGGGCTGGCACAAG AGGTACTTCGTGCTGGAAAATGGCATCCTGAAATATGCCACCACACGCCAGGAT GTCCTCAAGGGCAAACTGCATGGAGCCATCGACATCCGTCAGTCCGTCATGTCTGTCAACAAGAAGGCGCAGCGGGTTGACCTAGACACGGAGGAGAACATCTACCACCTCAAG ATCAAGTCCCCGGAGCTCTTCACCAGCTGGGtgagcagcctctgctcccatCACCAGGGCGAGAGGCCCGAGCCCTGCCCCAGGGGGGGTCCCACGGGGAGGACCCCCACCAACGCGCAG ggccAGTGGACACGGATCCTGCCCTCGGGCAGCGCCCCTGCCCTCTCCACCCTCGCCAGCTCCCGGGACAAGGTGAACGCCTGGCTGAAGGACAGCGAGGGGCTGGAGCGCTGCTCGGCTG AGCTGTCGGAGTGCCAGGCGAAGCTGCAGGAGCTGACTGGCATGCTGCAGAGCCTGGAGGCCCTGCACCGCATCCCCTCGGCTCCTCTCATCTCCGGCAGCCAG CCCTCGGCCGCTGCGGAGAGGCCGAAGAAGGGCAGGAGAACCACCAAGATCTGGTGCACCCAGAGCTTCGCCAAGGATGACACCATCGGCAGG GTGGGCCGCCTGCACGGCTCCGTCCCCAACCTCTCGCGCTACCTGGAGCCGTCCCAGAGCCAGCTGCCCTTCAGCCTCCCCCCCGAGTACAGCCAGCTGCAGAGGAGCTTCTGGGTCCTGGCCCAGAAAG TGCACGGCTCGCTCAGCAGCGTGGTGGCCGCGCTGACGGCCGAGAGGGCCCGTCTGGAGGAGATGCGGCAGGCGCTGGACCGACAACGCTCAACCCCGCGCCCGGGCAGTGCCGGCAATGCCGGG GCTGCCCTGCGCCGCTTCCACTCCCTCTCCGTCTCCTCCGACACCACCCTGGACTCCTTCGCCTCGCTGCACCCCGACGAG CTGGACGCGCTGCCGGCCAAAGGCCgggagcagcagctctccaACCGCAGCATCGTCTCGCTGGCCGACTCGCACACCGAATTCTTCGACGCCTGCGAGGTCTTCCTCTCCGCCAGCTCCTCTGAGAATGAG CCTTCGGACGATGAGTCGTGCATCAGCGAGGCCACCACCAGCGCCTGCGAGGACACGGCTGAACCAGGGGGGCCGGGTCGTCCCCCGACAG caggagcagagggtcCGGGGATTCCGGTGGAACCGTCACCGCTTGAATTACCGGGCCCGGATCTACGGCGACGTAgctgcctgcccgccccccccgcccccccgggaGACGTGAGTTTGTGGGGTCTCTTGCGGAGCAGCGTGGGGAAGGATCTGTCCCGCGTGGCGTTGCCCGTACAACTCAACGAACCGCTCAACACGCTCCAGCGGCTCTGCGAGGAGCTGGAGTACAGCGCGCTGCTGGACCGCGCCAGTCGCGCCCGCGACCCCCGCCAGCGCCTG GTTTGCCACCACCCCCCCATCTCCGCCTGCCATGCCGAGTCTGACAACTTCGTCTTCTGGCAAG acatgAGGTGGAAGAACAAATTCTGGGGCAAGTCCCTGGAGATCGTCCCCATGGGCACCGTCAACGTCCAGCTGCCCAG GACCGGGGACCACTTCGAGTGGAACAAGGTGACGACGTGCATCCACAACGTCCTCAGCGGCCCCCGCTGGATCGAGCACTACGGGGAGGTGCTGATCCGCAACACCCGCGACGCCTCCTACCACTGCAAGATCACCTTCTGCAAG GCACGGTACTGGGGCGCGGGGGCCAACGAGGTGCAGGGGGTCGTGCTGAGCCGCAGCGGGACGGTGGTGGAGCGCCTGGCCGGCAAGTGGCACGAGGGGCTGCACCGCGGGCCTGCGCCAGGGCAGTGTGTCTGGAGAGCCA ACCCCATGCCCCGCAACCACGAGAGAAACTACGGCTTCACCCAGTTTGCCCTGGAGCTGAACGAGCTCACGCCCGAGCTGCGGCGGGTCCTGCCTTCCACCGACACCCGCCTGCGCCCCGACCAGCG GTACCTGGAGGAAGGCAACGTGCCGGCGGCCGAGACGCAGAAGCGCCAGATCGAGCAGCTGCAGCGGGACCGACGCCGCGTCATGGAGGAGAACAACATCACGCACCAGGCTCGCTTCTTCAG GCGGCTGACGGATGCCAACGGCAAGGAGTCGTGGGTCACCAACAACACCTACTGGAAGCTGCGCCTGGATCCCGGCTTCTCCCACCTGGACAGCGCGGTGCTCTGGTAG